The Vicia villosa cultivar HV-30 ecotype Madison, WI linkage group LG1, Vvil1.0, whole genome shotgun sequence genome includes a region encoding these proteins:
- the LOC131626518 gene encoding microtubule-associated protein 70-5-like — MVRCKKLYGEELPLVLSDPVVFEINHLQNQFKEKVKELTTCQNEIKTFKATESLKDKAIQKLRNETCKLDERLLVTEDHLKQKNLEIKKLRDDKKEALAAKYAAEATLRRVHANQKNEDYVPIDNSVIANGATANIVRDYQRQISELQEEKRTLERELARAKVSANRIANVVANEWKDESLKALPPRQWQEEKRILKKEMQRLKDKIAKSERTAKGELQLKEKLKVRLKTLEEGLKHFSSYSNTSNVFSWTPKVESPMKMNYTSADMSLNCFNDESEAAEIGNIADLDEEDFQSKKPNDSGGDDLVSGFLYVRLQKEVIKLRKSCVTKDSSLQDKDEEIKVLMKKVVALSKVMEVERKKMKREKEISSTKSSPDDNMKNRNTNSSKRAMKER, encoded by the exons ATGGTGAGGTGTAAAAAGCTATACGGAGAGGAACTTCCACTAGTTCTCTCAGACCCTGTAGTATTTGAGATTAATCATTTGCAAAAccaattcaaag AAAAAGTTAAGGAGCTAACAACTTGCCAGAATGAAATCAAAACATTCAAGGCAACTGAATCACTTAAGGATAAGGCCATACAAAAG TTGAGAAATGAAACTTGTAAACTTGATGAAAGACTTCTAGTTACCGAGGATCATCTTAAGCAAAAG AATCTAGAAATCAAGAAACTGAGAGATGACAAGAAAGAAGCATTGGCTGCAAAATATGCAGCAGAAGCAACACTTAGAAGGGTACATGCGAATCAAAAGAATGAAGATTATGTTCCAATTGATAATAGTGTCATTGCTAATGGCGCAACGGCTAACATTGTTCGCGATTACCAAAGACAGATTTCTGAATTGCAA GAGGAGAAAAGGACACTTGAGAGGGAACTAGCAAGAGCAAAAGTTTCGGCGAATAGAATTGCAAATGTTGTGGCTAATGAGTGGAAGGATGAAAGCCTTAAGGCCTTGCCTCCAAGGCAATGGCAAGAAGAGAAAAGGATTCTGAAG AAAGAGATGCAACGGTTGAAAGATAAGATAGCTAAATCAGAGAGAACAGCTAAGGGGGAGTTACAACTGAAG GAAAAACTAAAAGTGAGGCTAAAAACACTTGAAGAAGGTTTAAAACATTTTTCAAGTTACTCCAACACTTCAAATGTGTTTTCTTGGACTCCAAAAGTCGAAAGTCCTATGAAAATGAATTACACTTCTGCAGACATGAGTTTAAACTGCTTCAATGATGAAAGTGAAGCAGCAGAAATTGGAAACATTGCTGATTTGGATGAAGAAGACTTCCAAAGCAAGAAACCAAATGATTCAGGTGGTGACGATTTGGTTTCGGGTTTTCTATATGTTAGGCTGCAAAAAGAGGTTATCAAATTGAGGAAATCTTGTGTGACCAAAGATAGTAGTTTGCAAGATAAAGATGAAGAAATTAAG GTGCTCATGAAGAAAGTCGTTGCACTGAGCAAGGTCATGGAAGTAGAGAggaagaaaatgaaaagagaaaagGAGATTTCATCTACGAAGTCATCACCAGATGATAACATGAAAAACAGAAACACAAACTCCTCCAAAAG GGCCATGAAAGAACGTTGA
- the LOC131599516 gene encoding two-pore potassium channel 1-like, translating to MGSDETQRLLLSETRDHSHVNEKSDLQRRRPRRGSASDTEINLLQQQNAILQTPQSIYETQEAELNFKPVLLCLAAYLGTGTLCFFLASYHIQGIKTNGFLDALYFCVVTMTTVGYGDLVPNSTIAKLLACLYVFTGMALGGLILSKAADYIVEKQEVYLVKAICNAEKLGLDEVSKELVTKKSKYKFLLSVSTFIVLMIAGTVFLYFVEKLDFVDAFYCVCSTVTTLGYGDKSFSTAIGRTFAVFWILSSTICLAQCFAYLADFYTEDRQRSLAKMVLTRKFSPRDLEAADLDGDKAVSAAEFVLYKLKEMGKINQEDVTDVMEIFRKLDCDQSGTLTEADFRNSQV from the exons ATGGGAAGTGATGAGACTCAACGGTTATTGCTTTCAGAGACAAGGGACCATTCTCATGTCAATGAGAAAAGTGACCTTCAGAGAAGACGACCGCGGCGTGGCAGCGCTTCAGACACAGAGATCAATCTGTTGCAACAACAGAATGCTATCCTCCAAACCCCTCAATCTATATATGAAACACAAGAAGCAGAACTCAATTTCAAGCCAGTACTCTTGTGTTTAGCAGCATACTTAGGTACAGGCACATTATGTTTCTTTCTCGCAAGTTACCATATTCAAGGCATAAAAACAAATGGATTCCTTGATGCTCTTTACTTCTGTGTCGTCACGATGACAACCGTTGGTTACGGCGATCTCGTTCCTAATAGCACTATAGCGAAACTACTTGCTTGCCTTTATGTTTTTACTGGTATGGCTCTTGGTGGCTTGATTCTCAGCAAAGCAGCAGATTACATTGTTGAAAAACAGGAAGTATATCTTGTTAAAGCGATATGCAACGCCGAGAAACTCGGTCTAGACGAGGTTTCTAAGGAGCTTGTGACTAAGAAAAGCAAATACAAGTTTTTGCTTTCAGTGTCCACTTTTATAGTACTCATGATTGCAGGAACTGTTTTTCTGTATTTTGTTGAGAAACTAGATTTCGTCGATGCATTCTATTGTGTTTGTTCGACGGTTACTACTTTAGGTTATGGCGATAAGAGCTTCTCAACTGCTATTGGTAGGACTTTTGCTGTGTTTTGGATATTGAGCAGCACCATTTGCTTGGCTCAGTGTTTTGCATATCTTGCTGATTTTTATACCGAAGATAGACAAAGATCGTTGGCGAAAATGGTCCTTACGCGAAAGTTTTCGCCCCGTGATCTTGAGGCAGCTGATCTTGACGGAGACAAAGCTGTCAG TGCTGCGGAGTTTGTTTTGTACAAGTTGAAGGAAATGGGAAAGATCAACCAAGAAGATGTTACAGATGTGATGGAGATTTTTAGAAAACTAGATTGTGATCAATCAGGAACTCTGACTGAAGCTGATTTCAGAAATTCTCAAGTCTGA